In one Candidatus Planktophila vernalis genomic region, the following are encoded:
- a CDS encoding RelA/SpoT family protein: protein MDTLIAPVISALKEHHATNNFADVERAFVVAEKAHDGQLRKSGDAYITHPVAVANILAELGLTSEAIIAALLHDTVEDTAYSLKELRHDFGDEIAGLVDGVTKLDKLTYGPTAEAETVRKMVVAMSRDIRVLVIKLADRLHNARTWKYVSAESAQRKARETLDIYAPLAHRLGMNAIKWELEDLSFEVLEPKKFEEISRLVAERSPSRDKLTHDVIEIVTQDLAADGIKATVTGRQKHFFSVYQKMVVRGREFNDIYDLVGIRVLVEDVRDCYGVLGAIHARWSPVPGRFKDYIAMPKFNLYQSLHTTVIGPTGKAIEIQIRTFDMHSRAEFGIAAHWKYKQGHENNETSPEMLWLRQLHEWQKETEDPSEFLEALRFDLGTPEVFVFTPKGSVVALPGGSTPVDFAFSVHTDVGFRCAGAKVNGRLVPLESRLNNGDVVEIVTNKGEHAGPSRDWLNFVKSPRARSKIKGWFSKERREEAIDAGRESIARQMRKAGLPLQKIFAGHSLLELAHELRYPDIDALYSAVGDGHISAASVIDKLVISMGAEDSHPEPTMDTFTPRTPTARRSSNAIDVEGAEDVLVKLARCCTPVPGDAIIGFITKGSGVSIHRNDCVNAGDLVLNQNDRIVNVSWRLGAASVFLVNIQVEALDRESLLADVTRTLSDQHVNILSAAVSTSKDRTAISRFTFEMADATHLDAVIAAVRHIEGVYDVYRTTNN, encoded by the coding sequence CAAAGAGCACCATGCAACGAATAACTTTGCAGATGTTGAACGTGCTTTTGTAGTTGCTGAAAAAGCCCACGATGGACAGCTTCGCAAATCTGGCGATGCATACATAACGCACCCAGTTGCAGTCGCCAATATCTTGGCTGAGTTGGGTTTAACTTCAGAAGCAATCATTGCTGCGCTCTTGCATGACACAGTCGAAGACACGGCATATTCGCTTAAAGAGCTGCGTCATGATTTTGGTGATGAAATCGCTGGATTAGTTGATGGTGTGACAAAGCTAGACAAGCTGACATATGGACCAACGGCAGAGGCTGAGACTGTTCGCAAGATGGTTGTTGCAATGTCGAGAGATATCCGGGTCCTAGTTATAAAGCTGGCAGATCGACTACATAATGCTCGCACGTGGAAATATGTTTCAGCCGAAAGTGCCCAGCGCAAAGCCCGTGAAACTTTAGATATCTACGCACCTCTTGCCCACCGCTTAGGTATGAATGCAATTAAATGGGAGTTAGAAGATCTTTCCTTTGAGGTGTTGGAGCCAAAGAAGTTTGAAGAGATTTCCCGTCTTGTTGCAGAGCGCTCACCATCTCGCGATAAGTTGACACATGATGTAATTGAGATTGTTACGCAAGATTTAGCTGCCGATGGAATCAAAGCAACAGTTACGGGTCGTCAAAAGCATTTCTTCTCGGTCTATCAAAAGATGGTCGTGCGTGGACGAGAATTCAATGACATTTATGACTTAGTAGGTATTCGAGTTTTAGTTGAGGATGTTCGTGATTGCTACGGAGTGCTCGGCGCAATCCACGCAAGATGGAGTCCAGTTCCAGGTCGCTTCAAGGATTACATTGCAATGCCTAAGTTCAACTTGTATCAATCACTGCACACCACCGTGATTGGACCAACAGGCAAAGCTATTGAGATCCAAATTAGAACATTTGATATGCACTCACGCGCCGAATTCGGTATTGCAGCACATTGGAAATATAAGCAAGGACATGAAAATAATGAGACATCTCCTGAGATGCTCTGGCTTCGCCAACTGCACGAGTGGCAAAAGGAGACAGAGGATCCTTCAGAGTTCCTTGAAGCTCTGCGCTTTGATTTAGGCACACCAGAAGTTTTTGTCTTCACACCTAAGGGCAGCGTCGTTGCCCTTCCTGGTGGATCAACCCCGGTCGACTTTGCCTTCTCCGTTCATACTGATGTTGGATTTCGTTGCGCAGGAGCAAAGGTAAACGGGCGTCTTGTTCCGTTGGAATCTCGATTAAACAACGGTGATGTCGTTGAGATTGTTACCAATAAGGGTGAACACGCTGGTCCAAGTAGAGATTGGCTTAACTTTGTAAAGAGTCCTCGAGCTCGTTCAAAGATTAAAGGTTGGTTTAGCAAGGAACGACGCGAAGAAGCAATTGATGCCGGACGTGAATCAATTGCGCGACAAATGCGTAAAGCTGGTTTGCCTCTACAAAAGATTTTTGCAGGTCACTCACTTCTTGAGTTAGCCCATGAACTTCGCTACCCAGATATCGACGCCCTGTATTCAGCAGTTGGTGATGGTCATATCTCTGCTGCCTCTGTCATCGACAAACTTGTTATATCAATGGGCGCCGAAGATTCTCATCCAGAACCAACTATGGATACCTTCACCCCACGCACCCCAACGGCAAGACGTTCGAGTAATGCCATTGATGTTGAAGGTGCTGAGGATGTCTTAGTTAAGTTAGCGCGCTGCTGCACGCCAGTTCCTGGCGATGCCATCATTGGTTTCATCACTAAGGGCAGCGGCGTTTCAATTCATAGAAACGACTGTGTCAACGCAGGTGATTTGGTTCTAAATCAGAACGATCGCATTGTTAATGTCTCTTGGCGTTTGGGTGCGGCAAGTGTTTTCTTGGTCAATATTCAAGTTGAAGCTCTAGATCGCGAGTCACTGTTGGCAGATGTGACTCGCACACTTTCTGATCAGCACGTCAATATTCTGAGCGCTGCAGTGAGTACTTCAAAGGATCGCACGGCAATTTCACGCTTTACTTTTGAAATGGCAGATGCCACGCATTTAGATGCGGTTATTGCAGCTGTCAGACATATTGAGGGTGTGTACGACGTTTATCGCACTACCAACAATTAA
- a CDS encoding DUF349 domain-containing protein: protein MSDFNPTPQASAASALIGDPSAFGRVAEDGTVFVRTSSGEKAVGSYPGKTAEEALAYFVRKFELLAAEVALLAARIKSGALVPSDAYAAVKKLREQVKELNGVGDLDALSASVEQIEPLIEGHREAYEAKKAAETAAKSARREQILVEKEKIVAEAESLALSESWKVTGDRLKVLLDEWKSAPRLDKKADADLWKRFSSSRNKFDKRRRTHFAALESVQKVVVDAKKAIIEEAEKLATSTEWVPTAKRFKALMDAWKAAGRGKPSDDAKMWARFKAAQDQFFSAKNADLEKRDTTMATNLIKREELVVQIEALLPITNLDQAKKALRDHLNAWSKIGMTHRDKRASLDARVHAVESVIKEAEAEIWRKTDPAAKARAAEVVKQLTDSIESYEKIAAKSEAAGNAKKASEARESAAARKVWLAEAEKGLAEFS from the coding sequence ATGAGCGATTTCAATCCAACACCACAAGCAAGTGCAGCATCAGCCTTAATCGGAGATCCATCGGCCTTTGGTCGCGTAGCCGAAGATGGAACAGTTTTTGTTCGCACCTCCTCCGGTGAAAAAGCAGTTGGTTCGTATCCTGGTAAAACAGCCGAAGAAGCTCTGGCTTACTTCGTTCGCAAATTTGAACTCCTTGCAGCTGAAGTTGCACTCCTTGCAGCCCGAATCAAAAGTGGCGCACTTGTCCCATCTGATGCATATGCAGCGGTTAAGAAACTGCGCGAGCAAGTAAAAGAATTGAATGGTGTTGGCGATCTTGATGCTCTTTCAGCATCAGTAGAACAAATCGAACCTCTCATTGAGGGACATCGCGAGGCCTATGAGGCTAAGAAGGCAGCAGAGACTGCTGCTAAGTCTGCTCGACGGGAACAAATCCTTGTTGAGAAGGAAAAGATTGTTGCAGAAGCTGAAAGCCTTGCACTCTCTGAGAGCTGGAAAGTCACTGGCGATCGTCTCAAGGTGCTCCTTGATGAATGGAAATCTGCACCTCGTTTGGATAAGAAAGCAGATGCAGATCTCTGGAAGCGTTTCTCATCATCTCGCAACAAATTTGATAAGCGTCGCCGCACCCACTTTGCAGCCCTTGAATCAGTTCAAAAGGTTGTAGTTGATGCAAAGAAGGCAATCATTGAAGAAGCAGAAAAGCTTGCAACCTCAACTGAGTGGGTTCCAACTGCTAAGCGCTTCAAGGCTCTCATGGATGCTTGGAAAGCTGCTGGACGTGGAAAGCCAAGTGATGATGCAAAGATGTGGGCAAGATTTAAGGCCGCACAAGATCAGTTCTTTAGCGCTAAAAACGCTGATCTAGAAAAGCGCGACACAACAATGGCCACGAACCTTATTAAGCGTGAAGAGCTAGTTGTCCAGATTGAAGCGCTGCTACCAATCACTAATCTTGATCAGGCAAAGAAAGCGCTGCGCGATCACTTGAACGCATGGAGCAAAATTGGCATGACTCACCGCGATAAGCGCGCATCCCTTGATGCACGAGTTCACGCTGTGGAGAGCGTTATTAAGGAAGCTGAAGCCGAAATCTGGCGCAAGACAGATCCAGCGGCAAAGGCACGTGCTGCCGAAGTTGTTAAGCAACTTACTGACTCAATCGAGAGCTACGAAAAGATTGCTGCTAAGTCAGAGGCTGCTGGAAATGCCAAGAAAGCATCTGAGGCTCGCGAGTCTGCTGCAGCTCGTAAGGTGTGGCTAGCTGAAGCTGAAAAGGGCTTAGCTGAATTTAGTTAA
- a CDS encoding MBL fold metallo-hydrolase, with protein sequence MKSVLVDSFAAPMYATNCWVIAPKAGSECVVIDPGMPDVSQQLDEILKKHSLKPVAVIATHGHLDHTFSIQPIADGYSIPAYIHSLDRVALAHPERIHGPEFVATLSAMDFVEPKDVRELRNEEVVELVGMKFKAIHAPGHTAGSLVFVVDDELLVSGDVLFAGSIGRTDLPSGSAEAMETTLRKKILPLGDHLRVLPGHYAETTMAAEKKNNPYLTALKGRY encoded by the coding sequence GTGAAATCGGTGCTAGTCGACTCTTTTGCTGCCCCTATGTATGCCACTAACTGCTGGGTGATTGCTCCCAAGGCTGGAAGCGAATGCGTTGTGATCGATCCCGGAATGCCCGATGTTTCACAGCAGTTGGATGAGATTCTAAAGAAGCACTCACTTAAGCCTGTTGCAGTCATTGCTACACATGGACATCTTGATCACACCTTTTCTATTCAGCCTATTGCCGATGGTTATTCAATTCCTGCCTACATTCACTCACTCGATCGAGTGGCTCTGGCTCATCCTGAGCGTATTCATGGTCCAGAATTCGTAGCGACATTATCGGCTATGGACTTTGTCGAACCGAAGGATGTAAGAGAATTGCGCAATGAAGAAGTGGTGGAGCTTGTGGGTATGAAATTCAAAGCCATCCACGCACCCGGCCACACCGCCGGTTCCCTCGTTTTTGTAGTTGACGATGAATTATTAGTCAGCGGCGATGTTCTCTTTGCTGGTTCTATTGGGCGCACAGATCTGCCAAGTGGATCAGCAGAGGCGATGGAGACTACATTGCGCAAAAAGATTTTGCCGCTCGGCGATCATTTACGGGTTCTGCCTGGACACTATGCAGAGACCACCATGGCCGCTGAGAAGAAGAACAATCCATATTTAACTGCCCTGAAAGGTCGCTACTAA
- the hisS gene encoding histidine--tRNA ligase, giving the protein MAGQKIQAPKGVSEYVPPRSEAFEFVRESLIEPARKAGYQLIELPVFEDTELFTRGVGESTDVVSKEMYTFQDRGDRSITLRPEGTAGVMRAVIEHGLDRGQLPAKLWYSGQFFRAERPQAGRYRQFYQVGIEAIGLDDAAIDAEVIAIADAGFKAIGLSKYRLEITSLGDADSRAAHRVDLVKFIAGMKLDEATTARAALNPLRLFDDKRPEIKDAMAKAPLLVDYLSESSRAHFEQVKKYLDVLGISYVLNPRMVRGLDYYTGTTFEFVHELLGAQSGIGGGGRYDGLMAELGGQSLSGIGFGLGVDRALLAAEAEGVINENSFVSDLFIIPLGDAAKEMAMKIASQLRNAGKSIEIAFGDRALKGAMKGADKSGARYVIVLGESEISSATVELKEMKTGATSSVKIDSLISAI; this is encoded by the coding sequence ATGGCCGGGCAAAAGATTCAAGCTCCTAAAGGTGTCAGTGAATATGTTCCACCGCGCTCTGAAGCATTTGAGTTTGTTCGCGAATCCTTAATTGAGCCAGCTCGCAAAGCGGGTTATCAATTAATCGAACTTCCAGTATTTGAAGATACCGAGCTATTTACACGCGGTGTTGGTGAATCAACTGATGTTGTCTCAAAAGAGATGTACACATTTCAAGACCGTGGCGATCGTTCGATTACATTGCGCCCAGAAGGAACTGCCGGAGTAATGCGAGCAGTTATCGAACATGGTCTAGATCGTGGTCAACTACCAGCCAAGCTTTGGTATTCGGGTCAGTTCTTTCGTGCCGAACGTCCACAAGCAGGTCGCTACCGCCAGTTCTACCAAGTCGGTATTGAAGCCATTGGTTTAGATGATGCGGCAATTGATGCTGAAGTAATTGCTATTGCAGATGCAGGGTTTAAGGCGATAGGTCTAAGTAAGTACCGTTTAGAAATAACCAGCTTGGGTGACGCGGATTCTCGTGCAGCCCATCGTGTTGATTTAGTGAAATTTATTGCGGGGATGAAATTGGATGAGGCAACAACTGCGCGTGCAGCACTTAATCCATTACGCCTTTTTGATGATAAACGCCCTGAAATTAAAGATGCAATGGCGAAAGCTCCATTGCTAGTTGATTACTTGAGTGAGAGTTCACGTGCTCATTTTGAACAAGTGAAAAAGTATCTTGATGTGTTAGGCATTTCCTATGTTCTTAATCCACGGATGGTTCGTGGTTTGGATTACTACACAGGCACTACATTTGAATTTGTGCATGAACTTCTCGGTGCTCAGTCTGGAATTGGTGGGGGAGGCCGCTATGACGGACTTATGGCCGAACTCGGAGGCCAGTCTTTATCTGGAATTGGTTTTGGTTTAGGTGTTGATAGAGCGCTTTTGGCAGCAGAGGCTGAAGGAGTAATTAACGAGAACTCCTTTGTCTCAGATTTGTTCATCATTCCACTGGGGGATGCGGCAAAAGAAATGGCGATGAAGATTGCTAGCCAACTACGCAACGCTGGAAAGAGTATTGAAATTGCTTTTGGAGATCGAGCGCTCAAGGGTGCTATGAAAGGCGCGGACAAGAGCGGTGCGCGCTATGTCATCGTTTTAGGCGAATCAGAGATTTCTAGCGCAACGGTGGAGCTAAAAGAGATGAAAACTGGTGCCACTTCATCGGTTAAGATTGACTCATTAATCAGCGCAATTTAG
- the aspS gene encoding aspartate--tRNA ligase yields the protein MLRTHDAGSLRKSHAGTTVTLAGWVSRRRDHGGVAFIDLRDASGSVQVVIRDEKMAGSLRAEWCLMITGEVLARPAGNENTNIPTGEIEVMGDTVVVLSESAPLPFPVDSGNDSEISEEVRLKYRYLDLRREKPAANLRLRSKVTSVIRRVMEDEAFLEIETPYLTRSTPEGARDFLVPVRLQPGSWYALPQSPQLFKQLLMVAGMEKYYQIARCFRDEDFRADRQPEFTQLDIEMSFIDQEDILAVAEKIVSKIWKEAVGYTIPLPLQRMTYADAMTRYGSDKPDLRFGYELTEQTQYFAQTTFRVFQAPYVGSVVMPGGATSPRRELDAWQDWAKARGAKGLAYILVNEDGTLGGPVAKNLSESESSGIAAAAGAKAGDAIFFAAGERMASLNLLGAVRLEIGKRCNLIPADKWEFLWVVDAPMFEPTDSGGWTAVHHPFTGPKPEFAKTFAKDPASALAYAYDIVLNGTELGGGSIRIHDRQIQKDVFSVIGLSDEEAQSKFGFLLEAFNYGPPPHGGIALGLDRVCALLTGSDSIREVIAFPKTASGGDPLTGAPTPITTAQRKESGIDGAPKAAPQVG from the coding sequence ATGTTAAGAACTCATGACGCAGGCTCATTGCGCAAATCCCATGCCGGTACGACCGTTACTTTGGCAGGGTGGGTCTCACGTCGCCGTGATCATGGTGGTGTTGCATTTATTGATCTACGCGATGCTTCAGGTTCTGTTCAAGTAGTTATTCGCGATGAAAAGATGGCGGGTTCTCTTCGCGCCGAGTGGTGTCTGATGATTACGGGAGAAGTTTTAGCAAGACCTGCAGGAAATGAGAATACAAACATTCCAACAGGTGAAATTGAAGTTATGGGTGACACAGTCGTTGTTTTGAGTGAATCAGCACCGCTGCCTTTCCCAGTTGATTCAGGAAATGATTCAGAGATCAGCGAAGAAGTGCGCTTGAAGTATCGCTACCTAGATCTACGCCGTGAGAAGCCAGCGGCAAATCTTCGTTTGCGCTCAAAGGTGACTTCGGTTATTCGTCGCGTGATGGAGGATGAAGCGTTTCTTGAGATCGAAACCCCATATCTCACACGTTCAACTCCTGAAGGTGCTCGCGACTTTTTAGTCCCAGTTCGTCTGCAGCCAGGTAGTTGGTATGCCTTGCCGCAATCACCACAGCTCTTTAAGCAGTTGTTGATGGTTGCTGGAATGGAAAAGTATTACCAAATCGCCAGATGTTTTCGCGATGAGGATTTCCGAGCCGACCGCCAACCAGAATTTACGCAATTAGATATCGAGATGTCTTTTATTGATCAAGAAGACATCTTGGCCGTTGCCGAAAAGATTGTTTCAAAGATATGGAAGGAAGCTGTTGGGTACACCATCCCACTTCCTCTCCAGCGCATGACTTATGCCGATGCGATGACTCGCTATGGTTCAGATAAACCTGATCTTCGCTTTGGTTATGAACTAACTGAGCAGACTCAGTATTTTGCGCAAACAACTTTCAGAGTTTTCCAAGCACCTTACGTTGGAAGCGTTGTTATGCCTGGGGGAGCAACCTCTCCTCGTCGTGAGTTAGATGCATGGCAAGACTGGGCTAAAGCCCGTGGAGCTAAGGGCCTTGCATACATCTTGGTCAATGAAGATGGAACTTTAGGCGGACCAGTTGCTAAGAATCTTTCAGAGTCTGAATCTTCAGGAATTGCTGCAGCAGCAGGTGCAAAAGCTGGAGATGCGATTTTCTTTGCAGCTGGTGAACGCATGGCATCATTGAATTTGTTAGGTGCGGTTCGTTTAGAAATAGGTAAGCGTTGCAACTTGATTCCTGCAGATAAGTGGGAGTTCCTATGGGTTGTCGATGCGCCAATGTTTGAACCAACAGATAGCGGCGGTTGGACAGCTGTTCACCATCCATTTACTGGACCTAAGCCAGAGTTTGCAAAGACATTTGCAAAGGATCCTGCCTCAGCACTTGCCTATGCATATGACATTGTTTTGAATGGAACTGAACTTGGCGGTGGATCAATTCGTATTCATGATCGCCAAATTCAAAAAGATGTTTTTAGCGTTATTGGTTTGAGCGATGAAGAAGCCCAGAGCAAGTTTGGCTTCCTCTTAGAGGCCTTCAATTACGGACCACCTCCACATGGTGGAATTGCACTTGGTCTTGATCGAGTGTGCGCACTGCTTACTGGTTCAGATTCAATCCGCGAAGTTATTGCATTCCCTAAGACTGCAAGCGGTGGAGACCCGTTAACTGGTGCTCCAACTCCTATTACTACGGCGCAACGCAAAGAGAGCGGTATTGATGGCGCTCCTAAAGCAGCGCCTCAGGTAGGCTAA
- a CDS encoding DUF948 domain-containing protein, protein MGPGGIATIIASCALMVIAIAVAYVIIRLGRFIDEAKASLKTITDETAPLIDEVHTTVTLVNGPLKSINRITKNAEDLSDKVNEATTAFISKNGSAVKVAGALISAASKKKSRSKKKAE, encoded by the coding sequence ATGGGTCCAGGTGGAATTGCAACAATAATCGCAAGTTGTGCGCTGATGGTTATCGCCATTGCAGTTGCCTACGTGATTATTCGTCTCGGTCGCTTTATAGATGAGGCTAAGGCATCCCTCAAAACCATCACAGATGAAACTGCACCTCTTATCGATGAAGTTCACACAACTGTGACTTTAGTAAATGGACCTCTCAAGAGTATAAACAGAATTACTAAAAATGCTGAAGATCTCTCAGATAAAGTAAATGAAGCAACAACAGCTTTCATTAGCAAAAACGGTTCTGCGGTCAAGGTTGCCGGTGCTCTTATCTCTGCAGCGTCAAAGAAGAAATCTCGATCTAAGAAGAAGGCTGAGTGA
- the alaS gene encoding alanine--tRNA ligase: protein MESAEIRSRWLRFFESDNRQGLTHTVVPSASLIADDPNLLLVNAGMVPFKPYFLGEITPPYKRATSVQKCVRTLDIDEVGKTTRHASFFQMCGNFSFGDYFKEGAIALAWELLTRPINDGGYGFPEDRLWVTVYLDDDEAADIWHTKMGVPKERIQRRDMEDNFWSMGVPGPCGPCSEIYYDRGPAYGAEGGPIADENRYMEVWNLVFMQNERGVGSGKNDYPILGELPAKSIDTGLGLERMAALLQGVENIYEIDTTMQILTKASELTGVNYGSSEKSDVSLRIIADHARTSAMLIGDGVTPGNEGRGYVLRRMMRRTIRNMRLLGSMDPIMSELTVAAIGAMGPQYPELVSDSKRILSVSVSEEESFLQTLKSGTQIFDVASAALKKSKSSVLPGEDAFKLHDTYGFPFDLTLEMAREEGLEVDEDGFRRLMKEQKDRAKADSKAKKSGHTDLSVYRQVADKNGKSEFIGYAHLTSEAKVTAVLVDGNLVGSAGAEEEVEIVLDRTPFYAEGGGQLADGGTITLANGAVVEIDDVQTPVPGVFVHRGRVLSGSLESGSQGQAAIDVERRDAISRAHTATHMVHKAFRELLGETATQAGSENSPGRFRFDFPATGAVPSSVLNDVESRVNTLLLDNLEVSAEVMSQDAAKKLGAMALFGEKYGDQVRVVSVGDWARELCGGTHVSRSGQLGVVKLLSESSIGAGVRRVEALVGVDAYRFLAREHILLNSLTDIIKGARVEELPERINGLINAMKEIEKELSVLRSAQALSQVGEIAKGAKVVNGTTVITALLGDGISGDDLRKIALELRSKAANSVVALISVNDSKPVLVVAASDAARAGGVKAGALVKIGSTVLGGGGGGKDDFAQGGGTDAAKSVDALAAISHALVG, encoded by the coding sequence GTGGAATCCGCCGAGATCCGTTCGCGCTGGCTGCGCTTCTTTGAATCAGATAACCGTCAAGGATTAACCCACACCGTTGTTCCATCGGCATCTCTTATCGCTGATGACCCAAACCTCTTACTCGTTAACGCAGGAATGGTTCCGTTCAAACCCTACTTTTTAGGCGAGATTACCCCGCCTTACAAGCGCGCAACATCAGTACAAAAGTGTGTAAGAACATTAGATATCGATGAAGTTGGAAAAACTACACGCCATGCATCATTTTTCCAGATGTGTGGAAACTTCTCTTTCGGTGATTACTTCAAGGAGGGTGCTATTGCACTTGCTTGGGAGTTGTTAACTCGTCCGATTAATGATGGTGGTTATGGTTTTCCAGAAGATCGTTTATGGGTAACTGTTTATTTGGATGATGATGAGGCTGCAGATATTTGGCACACCAAGATGGGTGTTCCAAAAGAGCGCATCCAACGCCGCGATATGGAAGATAACTTCTGGTCAATGGGTGTTCCTGGACCATGTGGTCCTTGTTCTGAGATTTATTACGATCGTGGTCCTGCATATGGCGCAGAAGGTGGACCAATTGCAGATGAAAACCGCTACATGGAAGTCTGGAACTTGGTGTTCATGCAAAATGAGCGCGGAGTTGGCTCTGGTAAGAATGATTATCCAATTCTTGGTGAGCTGCCAGCAAAGAGTATCGATACTGGTTTAGGTCTAGAGCGTATGGCAGCTCTATTGCAGGGCGTTGAAAACATTTATGAAATTGATACGACGATGCAGATTTTAACCAAGGCATCTGAGTTAACAGGTGTTAATTACGGTTCATCTGAGAAATCAGATGTTTCACTTCGCATTATTGCCGACCATGCTCGTACTTCAGCGATGCTCATTGGTGATGGTGTAACACCCGGAAATGAAGGCCGAGGCTACGTTCTACGCCGCATGATGCGCCGCACAATTCGTAATATGCGACTGCTCGGTTCAATGGATCCAATCATGTCCGAGCTCACTGTGGCGGCAATCGGTGCGATGGGACCTCAGTATCCAGAGTTAGTAAGTGATTCAAAGCGAATTCTCTCTGTCAGCGTTTCTGAGGAAGAGAGTTTCTTGCAAACACTTAAGAGCGGCACACAGATTTTTGATGTTGCAAGTGCAGCCCTGAAGAAGAGCAAGAGTTCTGTTCTACCTGGCGAGGATGCCTTTAAACTCCATGACACTTACGGTTTCCCTTTCGACTTAACTCTTGAGATGGCCCGTGAAGAAGGATTAGAAGTTGATGAAGACGGATTCCGCCGTCTGATGAAAGAACAAAAGGATCGCGCTAAGGCAGATTCAAAGGCTAAGAAGAGTGGCCACACAGATCTATCCGTCTATCGCCAAGTGGCAGATAAGAATGGAAAGTCAGAGTTTATTGGGTACGCCCATCTGACAAGTGAAGCGAAAGTAACTGCAGTTCTAGTTGATGGCAATCTAGTTGGCTCTGCTGGAGCAGAGGAAGAAGTTGAAATTGTTTTGGATCGCACGCCGTTCTATGCAGAAGGTGGTGGTCAGTTAGCTGATGGTGGAACGATCACTTTGGCTAATGGCGCTGTTGTGGAAATTGATGATGTGCAAACTCCTGTCCCAGGTGTATTTGTTCACCGTGGTCGTGTTCTCTCTGGATCACTTGAGAGCGGATCACAAGGACAAGCTGCAATCGATGTAGAACGTCGTGATGCTATTTCTCGTGCACACACCGCAACTCACATGGTGCATAAAGCCTTCCGTGAACTTTTGGGGGAGACTGCCACACAAGCTGGTTCAGAAAACTCACCTGGAAGATTCCGTTTTGATTTCCCGGCAACAGGAGCCGTACCTTCATCAGTACTCAATGATGTTGAATCACGTGTTAACACGCTGCTTCTAGATAACCTGGAAGTAAGCGCTGAAGTGATGTCACAAGATGCCGCCAAGAAACTTGGCGCAATGGCACTTTTTGGTGAGAAGTATGGAGACCAAGTTCGTGTTGTCAGTGTTGGTGATTGGGCACGCGAGCTTTGCGGAGGAACACACGTTTCTCGATCAGGTCAACTCGGTGTTGTAAAACTTTTGAGCGAATCATCTATTGGTGCAGGAGTTCGACGTGTTGAGGCTCTTGTGGGTGTCGATGCTTATCGTTTCTTAGCTCGCGAACACATCTTGCTTAACTCTCTTACAGACATCATCAAGGGAGCTCGGGTAGAAGAACTCCCAGAGCGCATCAACGGCCTCATCAATGCAATGAAAGAGATTGAAAAAGAGCTAAGTGTGTTGCGCTCTGCGCAAGCACTATCTCAAGTTGGCGAGATTGCTAAGGGCGCAAAGGTTGTGAATGGAACAACAGTTATCACAGCACTCTTGGGTGATGGCATCTCTGGTGATGATTTGCGCAAGATTGCACTTGAACTTCGCTCAAAGGCTGCTAACAGTGTCGTTGCACTGATCAGTGTCAATGATTCCAAGCCAGTACTAGTTGTTGCGGCAAGTGATGCAGCCCGAGCTGGCGGAGTAAAAGCAGGTGCGCTGGTGAAGATTGGTTCGACGGTATTAGGAGGCGGCGGAGGCGGTAAGGATGACTTCGCTCAAGGCGGAGGAACCGATGCGGCTAAATCAGTTGATGCATTAGCGGCAATTTCACACGCTCTCGTTGGATAA
- the ruvX gene encoding Holliday junction resolvase RuvX, translating into MQRGRRIAFDYGDVRIGVAVCDPDGILATPLTTLKTSDSKLKFQLAQIFTEYEPIHIYVGKPSHMDGRESESAVKAANFAKELGEMASCPVTLIDERLSTVTATRGMRDSGVNSKDARASIDQAAAVEILNFALEIEKNKG; encoded by the coding sequence ATGCAGAGAGGTCGCCGAATCGCTTTTGATTATGGCGATGTGCGAATCGGAGTTGCTGTGTGTGATCCCGATGGAATTCTGGCTACACCACTGACAACATTGAAAACCTCTGATAGCAAACTTAAATTCCAACTGGCTCAGATTTTCACTGAATACGAACCAATTCATATCTACGTCGGTAAACCCTCACACATGGATGGACGCGAAAGTGAGTCAGCCGTCAAGGCGGCAAACTTTGCAAAAGAGTTGGGCGAGATGGCATCTTGTCCCGTGACACTCATTGATGAGCGTTTAAGTACGGTTACCGCCACTCGCGGCATGCGCGATTCAGGTGTCAACAGCAAGGATGCACGCGCTTCAATAGATCAAGCAGCAGCAGTTGAGATTCTTAATTTTGCTCTAGAAATTGAAAAGAACAAAGGATGA